One segment of Acidovorax sp. DW039 DNA contains the following:
- a CDS encoding HAD-IA family hydrolase — MPTPARSRRFDLIAFDWDGTLFDSTAIIVRSIQEAVRDVGGTVPSDTEAAYVIGMALMPALAHAAPDVPPEKYQELGNRYRFHYLQHQDDLSLFEGVLPMLSSLKERGHLLTVATGKSRRGLDEVLHSVDLKGVFDGSRTADQTAGKPHPLMLQELMAEFDVPPERLLMIGDTTHDLQMACNAGCASVGVSYGAHEPDAFHALGPLFVAHSVRDLHDWLLREA; from the coding sequence ATGCCGACACCTGCCCGTTCCCGCCGCTTTGACCTGATCGCTTTCGACTGGGATGGCACCTTGTTCGACTCGACAGCGATCATCGTGCGTTCCATTCAGGAGGCTGTGCGCGATGTTGGTGGCACAGTGCCGTCTGACACAGAGGCGGCTTATGTGATCGGCATGGCGCTGATGCCTGCTTTGGCCCATGCCGCGCCGGATGTGCCGCCTGAAAAGTACCAGGAGCTGGGCAATCGGTACCGCTTCCATTACCTGCAGCATCAAGATGATCTGAGTCTCTTTGAGGGAGTGCTGCCCATGCTGTCCAGCCTCAAGGAGCGTGGTCATTTATTAACCGTTGCCACGGGCAAGAGTCGCCGTGGCCTCGATGAGGTTCTGCACTCGGTAGACCTCAAGGGGGTGTTTGATGGCTCCCGCACCGCGGACCAGACGGCAGGAAAACCTCATCCGCTCATGCTGCAGGAGCTGATGGCTGAGTTTGATGTTCCGCCCGAGCGGTTGCTGATGATTGGTGACACTACCCACGACTTGCAGATGGCGTGCAACGCCGGTTGCGCCAGTGTCGGGGTGAGTTATGGCGCACATGAGCCCGATGCGTTCCACGCACTGGGGCCTTTGTTCGTTGCTCACTCGGTCCGTGATCTGCATGACTGGCTCCTTCGCGAAGCCTGA
- a CDS encoding Rieske 2Fe-2S domain-containing protein, with product MTAEQTFPLCASTDLENGGIAVPFDVVYYGQSCRAFAVRYQGVAHAYLNRCTHVPMEMDYQPGRIFDDTGQWLLCATHGAAYQPDTGRCAGGPCRGGLVKIALSERDGVVHWHAAQHLQPVAF from the coding sequence ATGACTGCCGAGCAGACTTTCCCTTTGTGTGCCAGCACCGATCTGGAAAACGGCGGTATTGCCGTGCCCTTCGACGTGGTCTATTACGGTCAAAGCTGTCGGGCTTTTGCAGTCAGATACCAAGGCGTAGCCCATGCTTACCTGAACCGTTGCACGCATGTGCCGATGGAAATGGACTACCAGCCCGGCCGCATTTTCGATGACACGGGTCAATGGCTGTTGTGTGCCACCCACGGTGCCGCCTACCAACCCGACACGGGACGCTGTGCAGGAGGCCCCTGCCGGGGCGGGCTGGTGAAAATTGCCCTCTCAGAGCGGGACGGTGTGGTGCACTGGCATGCTGCACAACATCTCCAGCCTGTAGCGTTTTAG
- a CDS encoding Maf family nucleotide pyrophosphatase, whose product MHQSPTLPRPLVLGSTSKYRRELLARLQFPFEVAAPHVDETPQPEESPRDLALRLALAKARAVAEQYPGAVVIGSDQVADLDGQPLGKPGSHERATQQLKAMSGKTVIFQTAVAVVCQETGFEAVDLAAVEVKFRPLQAAEIERYLLAEQPYDCAGSAKSEGLGISLLEAIQSDDPTALVGLPLIRTCQMLRAAGLVLP is encoded by the coding sequence ATGCATCAATCCCCCACCCTGCCACGCCCTCTGGTATTGGGCTCCACCTCCAAGTACCGACGCGAACTGCTCGCGCGACTCCAGTTCCCGTTTGAAGTTGCCGCCCCCCATGTCGACGAAACCCCTCAACCCGAGGAGTCTCCCCGTGACCTCGCGTTGAGGCTGGCACTGGCCAAGGCCAGAGCTGTCGCAGAGCAGTACCCTGGAGCCGTGGTGATCGGTTCAGATCAGGTGGCCGACCTTGACGGGCAGCCCTTGGGCAAACCCGGCTCGCACGAGCGAGCTACACAACAACTCAAGGCCATGAGCGGGAAAACCGTCATCTTTCAGACGGCCGTGGCTGTCGTCTGCCAGGAGACCGGGTTTGAAGCTGTGGACCTGGCTGCCGTCGAAGTGAAATTTCGCCCACTCCAGGCGGCCGAGATTGAACGTTATCTGTTGGCAGAGCAACCCTACGACTGCGCCGGCAGCGCCAAAAGCGAAGGCCTGGGCATCAGCTTGCTCGAAGCCATTCAGAGCGACGATCCCACCGCACTGGTCGGTCTGCCGTTGATTCGCACTTGCCAAATGCTGCGGGCCGCTGGACTGGTATTGCCATGA
- the fabD gene encoding ACP S-malonyltransferase, whose amino-acid sequence MKSFAFVFPGQGSQSVGMLDAWGDHPAVMETLREASDALGEDVARLIHEGPKETLALTTNTQPVMLVAGVAAWRVWCAAGGAQPVAVAGHSLGEYSALVAAGALTLAQAAPLVRLRAAAMQEAVPVGVGAMAAILGLEASKVISGCAEAVVALGGVEVVEAVNFNDPSQTVIAGTKAGVDKACEILKASGAKRALPLPVSAPFHSSLMKPAAEKLRLALEDVKIAEPQIPVINNIDVAVRSDASQIRDALYRQAFGPVRWVECVQALKARGVTHVVEAGPGKVLAGLTKRIDAEMTGIPLYDPATLAEVLEMVK is encoded by the coding sequence ATGAAATCTTTTGCTTTTGTTTTTCCTGGCCAAGGCTCTCAGTCCGTGGGCATGTTGGATGCCTGGGGTGATCACCCGGCGGTGATGGAAACCTTGCGGGAGGCCTCGGATGCCTTGGGCGAGGATGTTGCCCGCCTTATTCATGAAGGCCCCAAGGAGACGTTGGCATTGACCACCAATACCCAGCCTGTGATGCTGGTGGCCGGTGTTGCTGCATGGCGTGTGTGGTGTGCTGCTGGCGGTGCCCAGCCCGTGGCGGTTGCAGGACATTCCCTGGGGGAGTATTCCGCGCTCGTTGCAGCAGGTGCGTTGACGCTGGCTCAGGCAGCCCCGCTGGTGCGGTTGCGTGCAGCGGCCATGCAAGAGGCGGTGCCTGTGGGGGTGGGAGCCATGGCGGCTATCCTAGGGCTTGAAGCCTCCAAAGTGATCTCCGGTTGCGCTGAGGCTGTGGTCGCACTGGGCGGTGTTGAAGTGGTTGAGGCCGTGAATTTCAACGACCCTTCCCAGACGGTCATTGCCGGAACCAAGGCCGGGGTAGACAAGGCTTGCGAAATTTTGAAGGCCTCCGGTGCCAAGCGGGCATTGCCTTTGCCCGTGTCTGCGCCTTTTCATTCGAGTCTGATGAAGCCTGCGGCCGAGAAATTGCGTCTGGCTTTGGAGGATGTGAAGATTGCAGAGCCTCAAATTCCTGTGATCAACAACATTGATGTCGCCGTTCGTTCGGACGCATCCCAGATTCGAGACGCCCTGTACCGCCAGGCCTTCGGGCCGGTGCGCTGGGTGGAGTGTGTGCAGGCCCTCAAAGCCCGTGGTGTGACACACGTGGTGGAGGCTGGGCCTGGCAAGGTATTGGCTGGCTTGACCAAGCGGATTGATGCCGAGATGACTGGTATCCCTTTGTATGACCCCGCAACGCTGGCTGAAGTTTTGGAGATGGTGAAATGA
- the acpP gene encoding acyl carrier protein, which produces MSDIEARVKKIIAEQLGVEESQVTNEKSFVADLGADSLDTVELVMALEDEFGIEIPDEDAEKITTVQNAIDYANNHQKA; this is translated from the coding sequence ATGAGCGATATCGAAGCACGCGTCAAAAAAATCATTGCCGAACAACTCGGTGTGGAAGAGTCCCAAGTGACCAACGAAAAGTCTTTCGTGGCTGACCTCGGTGCTGACTCCCTGGACACCGTGGAATTGGTGATGGCCTTGGAAGACGAGTTTGGCATCGAGATCCCCGACGAAGACGCGGAAAAGATCACCACGGTGCAAAACGCCATCGACTACGCCAACAATCACCAGAAGGCCTGA
- the rpmF gene encoding 50S ribosomal protein L32: MAVQQNKKSPSKRGMHRSHNALTNPGIAVEPTTGETHLRHHISPNGFYRGRQVLKNKSEA; encoded by the coding sequence ATGGCAGTTCAGCAAAACAAAAAGTCTCCTTCCAAGCGCGGCATGCACCGTTCGCACAATGCTCTGACAAACCCAGGCATTGCAGTGGAACCCACCACTGGTGAAACACATCTGCGTCACCACATCAGCCCCAACGGTTTCTACCGTGGCCGCCAAGTGCTGAAGAACAAGTCTGAAGCCTGA
- the plsX gene encoding phosphate acyltransferase PlsX produces MITLAVDCMGGDHGPRVTLAACRQFLDSHPQARLLLVGLADSLQSFSHERAQIVPATEVVAMDDPVEVALRKKKDSSMRVAIQQVKDGAAAAAVSAGNTGALMAIARYLLKTLDGIDRPAIATQMPNAQGGATTVLDLGANVDCSAEHLLQFAVMGSALVSALQDGGEPTVGLLNIGEEIIKGSEVIKKAGELLRTAASSGDLNFYGNVEGNDIFKGTVDIVVCDGFVGNVALKASEGVASMVVGGLKNEFSRNIFTKAAAIVAYPVLKALMKRMDYRRYNGAALLGLRGLVFKSHGSADVLAFEQALNRAYDAARNNLLDRVRTRIAHAAPLLAPADVQARAGAPATTH; encoded by the coding sequence ATGATCACACTGGCTGTTGACTGCATGGGGGGCGACCATGGCCCCCGCGTCACGCTCGCGGCGTGCCGCCAGTTTCTAGACTCTCATCCTCAAGCTCGTCTGCTCCTTGTTGGGTTGGCGGACAGCCTTCAATCCTTTTCTCACGAGCGTGCTCAGATCGTTCCGGCCACCGAAGTGGTTGCCATGGATGATCCTGTGGAAGTAGCTTTGCGCAAGAAGAAGGATTCTTCGATGCGCGTGGCGATTCAGCAGGTCAAAGACGGTGCTGCTGCTGCCGCCGTCTCTGCGGGTAATACGGGCGCGCTCATGGCAATTGCGCGCTACCTGCTCAAAACCCTGGACGGGATTGATCGTCCCGCCATTGCCACACAGATGCCTAACGCCCAAGGTGGTGCTACCACTGTGCTGGACCTGGGTGCCAATGTGGATTGCTCTGCGGAACACCTGTTGCAGTTTGCCGTGATGGGATCTGCCCTGGTTTCTGCGTTGCAGGATGGGGGGGAGCCCACGGTGGGTTTGCTCAACATTGGTGAAGAAATCATCAAGGGCAGCGAAGTCATTAAAAAGGCGGGTGAACTTCTGCGAACTGCCGCCAGTTCTGGCGATTTGAACTTCTATGGCAACGTAGAGGGTAATGACATCTTCAAGGGAACCGTTGACATCGTGGTGTGTGACGGTTTCGTGGGGAACGTTGCTCTCAAGGCCAGCGAAGGTGTCGCATCCATGGTGGTGGGGGGGCTCAAAAATGAGTTTTCTCGCAACATCTTCACCAAAGCTGCGGCTATCGTTGCCTATCCTGTTTTGAAGGCGCTGATGAAGCGCATGGATTACCGTCGTTACAACGGTGCTGCTTTGCTGGGGCTGCGCGGGCTGGTGTTCAAGAGCCACGGCTCTGCCGACGTGCTGGCTTTCGAGCAGGCTTTGAACCGGGCGTATGATGCAGCCCGCAACAACCTGCTCGACCGTGTCCGGACCCGGATTGCGCACGCGGCGCCTCTCCTGGCCCCTGCTGATGTGCAAGCCAGGGCCGGTGCTCCGGCGACGACACATTGA
- a CDS encoding RluA family pseudouridine synthase, with the protein MKHIIGGKPLPDRAPTTNPPAVRMLEVDEDSAGQRLDNFLIRHLKGVPKTYVYRIIRSGEVRINKGRASADTRVEAGDAVRVPPVRISEKVAEKAERPAPAREFPVLLEDEHVLAIDKPAGVAVHGGSGVSFGVIEQLRQARPQAKLLELVHRLDRETSGILLVAKKRSALTHLQDQFRERETGKTYLALVTGEWPVRNKVIDLPLHKYLQADGERRVRVTTPDDPDGMRSITLVKVRQTFAPRPLERLPAMSLLEVTIKTGRTHQIRVHLASQGHPIVGDDKYGDFDLNKRLHKHGLKRMFLHAWRLQFSHPATAEKLTLNAPLPPELADFLPSD; encoded by the coding sequence GTGAAACACATTATAGGGGGCAAACCACTGCCGGACAGGGCCCCAACCACCAACCCTCCTGCCGTCCGCATGCTGGAAGTTGACGAGGATTCTGCAGGCCAGCGTCTGGACAACTTTTTGATACGCCACCTCAAAGGCGTGCCCAAGACCTACGTGTATCGCATCATCCGCAGCGGTGAAGTGCGCATCAACAAAGGGCGAGCAAGCGCCGACACCCGCGTGGAAGCGGGGGATGCGGTTCGGGTGCCGCCCGTGCGTATCTCCGAAAAAGTGGCAGAAAAGGCCGAGCGGCCTGCACCTGCCCGGGAATTTCCGGTGCTGCTGGAGGATGAGCATGTACTTGCTATCGACAAGCCTGCAGGCGTGGCGGTGCATGGAGGCAGTGGTGTCAGCTTTGGAGTGATTGAGCAGCTCCGCCAAGCCCGGCCGCAGGCCAAGCTGCTGGAGTTGGTACACCGCCTTGACCGTGAAACCTCTGGCATCCTGCTGGTGGCGAAGAAAAGGTCTGCGCTCACTCACTTGCAGGATCAGTTTCGTGAGCGTGAAACAGGCAAGACCTATCTGGCTCTTGTCACGGGCGAGTGGCCGGTGCGCAACAAGGTCATTGATCTTCCCTTGCACAAATACCTGCAGGCGGATGGCGAGCGTCGGGTGCGGGTGACCACGCCAGACGATCCGGATGGCATGCGTTCCATCACGCTCGTTAAGGTACGCCAGACGTTTGCCCCGCGGCCATTGGAGAGGCTGCCCGCGATGAGTTTGCTGGAGGTGACCATCAAGACCGGGAGAACGCACCAGATCCGGGTGCACCTTGCCAGCCAGGGGCATCCCATCGTGGGAGACGACAAGTATGGTGACTTCGACTTGAACAAGCGGTTGCACAAGCATGGGCTCAAGCGCATGTTTTTGCATGCATGGCGGTTACAGTTCAGCCACCCTGCCACGGCGGAAAAGCTGACCCTGAATGCGCCTTTGCCCCCTGAGCTGGCAGACTTTTTACCCTCCGACTAG
- the fabG gene encoding 3-oxoacyl-ACP reductase FabG: MTDSVKSAQVALVTGASRGIGAAIALELAQRGYQVIGTATTDDGAARIGQALAAYPSCRGANLNVNDMAAVEALLDGIVKQQGGLHVLVNNAGITRDTLAMRMKDEDWDAVLDTNLKAVFRVSRAAIRPMMKQRFGRIISITSVVGASGNPGQANYAAAKAGVAGMTRALARELGSRGITVNCVAPGFIATDMTSVLPEDQQKALNAQIPLGHMGKPEDIAHAVAYLASEGAGYVTGQELHVNGGMYM, encoded by the coding sequence ATGACTGATTCGGTAAAGAGCGCCCAGGTTGCGCTGGTCACAGGTGCGTCCCGCGGTATTGGTGCTGCGATTGCGCTGGAGCTGGCCCAGAGAGGCTACCAGGTGATAGGTACAGCCACTACGGACGACGGAGCGGCGCGCATTGGTCAGGCACTCGCTGCCTACCCAAGCTGCCGTGGTGCCAACCTGAATGTGAACGACATGGCCGCTGTTGAGGCCTTGCTGGACGGCATCGTGAAGCAGCAGGGTGGACTGCATGTGCTGGTGAACAATGCAGGCATCACCCGCGACACGCTGGCAATGCGCATGAAGGACGAGGACTGGGATGCCGTTCTCGATACCAATCTCAAAGCTGTTTTCCGCGTCAGTCGCGCTGCCATTCGACCCATGATGAAGCAGCGCTTTGGCCGCATCATCAGCATCACCAGCGTGGTGGGGGCTTCGGGCAACCCCGGTCAGGCCAACTATGCTGCTGCGAAGGCGGGTGTGGCTGGCATGACGCGTGCCCTGGCCCGTGAGCTGGGAAGCCGCGGCATCACCGTGAACTGCGTGGCGCCCGGCTTTATTGCCACAGACATGACTTCCGTTCTGCCTGAAGACCAGCAAAAGGCGCTCAATGCGCAGATTCCGCTGGGCCATATGGGCAAGCCTGAAGACATCGCTCACGCTGTGGCTTATCTGGCTTCTGAAGGTGCTGGCTATGTCACGGGTCAGGAGTTGCATGTCAATGGCGGCATGTACATGTAA
- a CDS encoding beta-ketoacyl-ACP synthase III, producing the protein MRRYSRITGTGSYLPPRRLTNADLVADLAKRGIETSDEWIVERTGIRARHFAAPDVCSSDLGLEAARNALQAAGVQPQDIDLIIVATSTPDMVFPSTACILQNKLGANGCPAFDVQAVCSGFVYALSVADAMIQSGAASRALVVGAEVFSRILDFNDRTTCVLFGDGAGAVVLEASDTPGILSSDLHADGKHVGILCVPGNVSGGQVLGDPLLKMDGQAVFKLAVGVLEKAAHAVLSKAGVDESAIDWLIPHQANIRIMQGTARKLKLPMDKVVVTVDQHGNTSAASIPLALDHGVRTGQVLPGQTVLLEGVGGGFTWGAVLLKM; encoded by the coding sequence ATGAGACGTTACTCCCGCATTACCGGTACTGGCAGTTACCTGCCTCCTCGGCGCCTGACCAACGCAGATCTGGTTGCAGACCTTGCTAAGCGCGGCATTGAAACCTCGGACGAATGGATCGTAGAGCGCACCGGCATACGTGCGCGCCACTTTGCTGCACCTGATGTGTGTAGCAGTGACCTGGGCTTGGAGGCCGCACGCAATGCCTTGCAGGCGGCTGGGGTTCAGCCTCAGGATATTGATCTGATTATCGTGGCCACGTCCACCCCGGACATGGTTTTTCCTTCGACGGCATGTATCCTGCAGAACAAGCTGGGGGCCAATGGGTGCCCGGCATTTGATGTGCAGGCTGTCTGCAGCGGCTTTGTTTACGCCCTCTCGGTAGCGGACGCCATGATCCAGTCTGGCGCTGCAAGTCGCGCCCTGGTGGTGGGGGCCGAGGTGTTCAGTCGCATTCTCGACTTCAATGACCGCACGACCTGTGTGCTGTTCGGCGATGGTGCAGGGGCTGTGGTCCTGGAGGCATCTGACACACCCGGCATCCTTTCGAGCGATCTGCATGCAGACGGTAAGCATGTCGGCATTCTGTGTGTGCCTGGCAATGTGTCGGGCGGCCAAGTGCTGGGCGACCCGCTGCTCAAGATGGATGGACAGGCTGTATTCAAGCTTGCCGTGGGTGTGCTGGAGAAAGCGGCACATGCCGTGCTCTCCAAAGCGGGCGTGGATGAGTCCGCCATCGATTGGTTGATTCCCCACCAAGCCAACATCCGCATCATGCAGGGCACTGCCCGCAAGCTGAAGCTGCCTATGGACAAGGTGGTGGTCACAGTCGATCAGCACGGTAATACCTCTGCAGCTTCCATCCCCCTTGCGCTGGACCACGGAGTGCGTACCGGGCAGGTCTTGCCTGGCCAGACCGTTTTGCTGGAAGGCGTGGGCGGTGGCTTCACCTGGGGTGCTGTGCTATTGAAAATGTAG
- a CDS encoding SAM-dependent methyltransferase, producing MTSSPNASPPTRGKLYLVPAPLDFGCDIHAPLDDALPAATLRQASHLTHWICENAKSTRAYLKRVDALYPLAAPLQQQQITELPREVHKKGDHGDKGAPVFDARPMLAAALDGHGIGLVSEAGMPAVADPGSSVVRAAHDLGIPVIPLVGPVSLLLALAASGMNGQSFAFTGYLPQSGMERVQRIKELESIALRTGQTQLFIETPYRNEALWQALTQTLQPHTRLGLAAGLTLSSGKVLSQPNKQWRSIAAPVDNRTPTVFMLGR from the coding sequence ATGACATCCAGCCCGAATGCCAGCCCCCCAACCCGAGGCAAGCTGTATCTCGTCCCTGCCCCCCTGGATTTTGGATGTGACATTCATGCACCGCTGGACGACGCATTGCCCGCAGCCACCCTGCGCCAGGCATCCCACCTGACGCACTGGATCTGCGAGAACGCCAAGAGCACCCGGGCCTATCTGAAGCGAGTGGATGCCCTGTATCCATTGGCAGCCCCTCTTCAGCAGCAACAGATCACCGAGCTACCCCGTGAGGTGCATAAAAAAGGAGACCACGGCGACAAGGGAGCACCAGTTTTTGACGCCCGCCCCATGCTGGCAGCAGCTTTGGACGGCCATGGCATAGGACTGGTCAGCGAAGCAGGCATGCCCGCCGTGGCAGACCCGGGCTCCTCCGTGGTCAGGGCGGCGCATGACCTGGGTATCCCGGTGATTCCGCTGGTAGGACCCGTTTCGCTGCTGCTCGCACTGGCGGCCAGCGGAATGAATGGACAAAGCTTTGCGTTTACTGGCTACTTGCCGCAAAGCGGGATGGAGCGGGTGCAGCGCATCAAAGAGCTGGAATCCATCGCCCTGCGAACGGGGCAGACCCAGCTGTTCATAGAAACGCCCTATCGCAATGAAGCCTTGTGGCAGGCACTGACACAGACGCTGCAGCCGCATACCCGGCTGGGTCTGGCTGCAGGACTGACGCTCTCATCAGGCAAGGTTCTCAGCCAACCCAACAAACAATGGCGCTCAATAGCCGCGCCTGTGGACAACCGCACACCCACGGTATTCATGCTGGGCCGCTAA
- a CDS encoding S49 family peptidase: MTEPQNPHSSASQSGPESLPASDLWAQQAKASTAAKPASGSAPAGEPGWERTVLEKLALAALTEQRAARRWKIFFRFAWLLLVVAIFWGAMLQAAPSANKSAPHTAVVDIKGEIASGAEASAEFVVAAMRSAFEDEGSKAVVLLINSPGGSPVQAGIINDEITRLKAKYNKPVYAVVEETCASAAYYIAAAADEIFVDKASIVGSIGVLMDGFGFTGTMEKLGVERRLLTAGENKGFLDPFSPQTEQQRAYAQAMLNQIHQQFIAVVKAGRGERLKPTPETFSGLFWTGQQAVEMGLADKLGNLDYVAREVVKAEDIIDYTRRENVAERLVKRFGAAMGAGAAKAAATLTVPQLR, encoded by the coding sequence ATGACTGAACCACAAAACCCCCATTCCTCTGCATCCCAAAGTGGGCCTGAGTCCTTGCCCGCTTCTGACCTGTGGGCTCAGCAGGCCAAGGCGTCAACTGCTGCCAAGCCTGCCTCCGGCTCTGCGCCTGCGGGTGAGCCGGGCTGGGAGCGTACTGTGCTTGAAAAGCTGGCACTGGCCGCGTTGACAGAGCAGAGAGCTGCGCGCCGCTGGAAGATCTTCTTCAGATTTGCATGGTTGCTTCTTGTCGTTGCCATTTTCTGGGGCGCCATGCTTCAGGCAGCGCCCAGTGCCAACAAGAGTGCGCCTCATACGGCGGTGGTCGACATCAAGGGCGAGATTGCCTCAGGTGCTGAAGCCAGTGCCGAGTTCGTCGTGGCTGCCATGCGCAGCGCCTTTGAGGATGAGGGCTCCAAGGCAGTTGTGCTGCTGATCAACTCCCCCGGTGGCAGCCCGGTTCAGGCGGGCATCATCAATGATGAAATCACCCGTCTGAAGGCCAAGTACAACAAGCCCGTGTATGCGGTGGTGGAAGAAACCTGTGCCTCCGCGGCTTACTACATCGCAGCGGCAGCCGACGAAATTTTTGTGGACAAGGCCAGCATCGTTGGCAGCATTGGCGTGTTGATGGATGGGTTTGGCTTTACCGGAACCATGGAGAAACTGGGGGTCGAGCGCCGCTTGCTGACGGCGGGTGAAAACAAGGGTTTTCTGGACCCTTTCAGCCCTCAGACCGAGCAGCAAAGGGCCTACGCGCAAGCCATGCTCAATCAGATCCACCAGCAGTTCATTGCGGTGGTAAAGGCTGGGCGCGGTGAGCGTCTCAAGCCCACGCCAGAAACCTTCAGTGGCTTGTTCTGGACTGGGCAGCAGGCAGTGGAGATGGGCCTGGCGGACAAGCTGGGCAACCTGGACTACGTCGCCCGCGAAGTGGTCAAGGCGGAGGACATCATCGATTACACCCGCCGAGAAAATGTCGCTGAACGGTTGGTCAAACGCTTTGGCGCTGCCATGGGGGCTGGGGCTGCCAAGGCTGCCGCTACCCTGACAGTTCCTCAGCTGCGTTGA
- a CDS encoding YceD family protein yields MTKEFSPDRLDIKAFAQAGGQLSGHDSLLKYERLAQEAKGLHPDLLVDWKARGEVLLQPGGAGQIWLHLAVHASFPMECQRCLTPVDVPLDVERSFRFVADEATAEALDEDCEEDLLALSREFDLRELIEDELLMALPVVPRHDECPTAIPLASTDEDFEAANAEKPNPFAALASLRKDGKGT; encoded by the coding sequence ATGACCAAGGAATTCTCCCCCGACCGGCTGGACATCAAGGCTTTCGCGCAAGCGGGAGGGCAGCTGTCAGGCCATGATTCATTGCTGAAATACGAACGCCTGGCGCAAGAGGCCAAGGGGTTGCATCCGGACCTTTTGGTGGACTGGAAGGCGCGCGGGGAGGTGCTGTTGCAGCCGGGAGGAGCGGGGCAGATCTGGCTGCATCTCGCAGTCCATGCGAGCTTTCCGATGGAGTGCCAGCGTTGCCTTACACCGGTCGATGTTCCGCTTGATGTGGAGCGCTCGTTTCGCTTTGTGGCTGACGAGGCAACGGCTGAAGCGCTGGATGAGGATTGCGAAGAAGATCTGCTCGCGCTGAGCCGCGAATTTGATTTGCGCGAACTTATTGAAGATGAGCTGTTGATGGCATTGCCTGTAGTGCCGCGCCATGACGAGTGCCCAACGGCCATTCCACTGGCGTCCACCGATGAGGATTTTGAGGCTGCCAATGCCGAAAAGCCCAATCCTTTTGCCGCCCTGGCTTCCCTGCGCAAGGATGGAAAAGGGACATAA